A genomic region of Devosia ginsengisoli contains the following coding sequences:
- the ssb gene encoding single-stranded DNA-binding protein produces MAGSVNKVILVGNLGADPEVRNLPSGGKVVNLSVATSENWKDKNTGERREKTEWHRVVIFSEGLARVAESYLRKGSKVYLEGQLQTRKWQDQSGQDKYSTEIVLQGFNSNMTLLDGRGEGDNAGGGYGGGDTGFRGVRDNNNGGGGGQRPRANAPAFEPGGMDDDIPF; encoded by the coding sequence ATGGCAGGCAGCGTGAACAAGGTCATCCTGGTCGGCAATCTCGGCGCCGATCCAGAGGTGCGCAATCTCCCCAGCGGTGGCAAGGTGGTCAATCTCAGCGTCGCCACCTCCGAGAACTGGAAAGACAAGAATACCGGCGAGCGCCGCGAAAAGACCGAGTGGCACCGCGTGGTGATTTTCTCGGAAGGGCTGGCGCGCGTGGCCGAGAGCTATCTGCGCAAGGGCAGCAAGGTCTATCTCGAAGGCCAGTTGCAGACCCGCAAATGGCAGGACCAGTCCGGCCAGGACAAGTACAGCACCGAAATCGTGCTGCAGGGCTTCAACTCGAACATGACCCTGCTCGATGGCCGCGGCGAGGGCGACAATGCCGGCGGCGGTTATGGCGGTGGCGACACCGGCTTCCGCGGCGTGCGCGACAACAATAATGGCGGCGGTGGCGGCCAGCGCCCCCGCGCCAACGCCCCGGCCTTCGAGCCCGGCGGCATGGACGACGACATTCCGTTCTGA